A portion of the Nitratidesulfovibrio termitidis HI1 genome contains these proteins:
- a CDS encoding LpxI family protein, with translation MSNESIGIIAGKGQFPALVARGARAEGLSVVMCGFHGHTDEALEHEADAFAMLHLGQLGKLIDFFRDNGVRRLCLAGAISKPRALDLRPDLRAAKVLFRLRAKGDDAILRAVIDELEAEGLAVVQPASLVPGLRAPEGVLTRRPPSDEEWADIRYGWPIAHVLGRLDIGQCIVVKRGMTVAVEGMEGTDATLRRGGELGGEGCVAVKVVKPGQDDRIDLPALGAGTIRVLADYGYTCLALEAGKTLFFDREESLALADKHDISIISMPEGFMAGDEPDVTN, from the coding sequence ATGAGCAACGAATCCATCGGCATCATCGCAGGCAAGGGACAGTTTCCGGCGCTGGTGGCGCGCGGCGCGCGCGCCGAAGGGCTATCCGTGGTCATGTGCGGCTTTCACGGCCACACCGACGAGGCGCTGGAGCACGAGGCGGACGCCTTCGCCATGCTGCACCTGGGGCAGCTTGGCAAGCTCATCGACTTCTTTCGTGACAACGGGGTGCGCCGCCTGTGCCTTGCCGGGGCCATCAGCAAGCCGCGTGCGCTGGACCTGCGGCCCGACCTGCGGGCGGCAAAGGTCTTGTTCCGCCTGCGGGCCAAGGGCGACGACGCCATCCTGCGCGCGGTGATCGACGAACTGGAAGCGGAAGGGCTGGCCGTGGTGCAGCCCGCCTCGCTGGTGCCCGGCCTGCGCGCGCCCGAGGGCGTGCTGACCAGGCGTCCCCCCAGCGACGAGGAATGGGCAGACATCCGCTACGGCTGGCCCATCGCCCATGTGCTGGGGCGGCTGGACATCGGCCAGTGCATCGTGGTCAAGCGTGGCATGACCGTGGCCGTGGAAGGCATGGAAGGCACCGATGCCACCCTGCGCCGAGGCGGCGAACTGGGCGGCGAGGGATGCGTGGCGGTGAAGGTGGTCAAACCCGGCCAGGACGACCGCATCGACCTGCCCGCGCTGGGCGCGGGCACCATCCGGGTGCTGGCCGATTACGGCTACACCTGCCTTGCGCTGGAAGCGGGCAAGACCCTGTTCTTCGACCGCGAGGAAAGCCTGGCCCTGGCCGACAAGCACGACATTTCGATCATCTCCATGCCGGAAGGATTCATGGCCGGAGATGAACCCGACGTCACCAACTGA
- a CDS encoding N-acetylmuramoyl-L-alanine amidase — translation MHRFFALLLLSLTFVYCIGLPAPAKAADAASAYAAAKKELESLKRDARRGALREPWERVVSRFDGTVRDYPRWPNVPAAMFHGALAVEELASRSYRKTDFEDAARRFERVAAKYAWHVLADDALLHAADIRGNRLGDVAASRKLLDTILTRYPSGDMADPARDLLAALSGTPGGDAPTAPVAVGRSGRLEQDGDVPAAKVTGDSARSSDGGVAVASASDGVPTPKAPAKAKKAARSDPAKAAKLYAEARKELEAVRGDAKRAALREPWLRVMALYEGARDAAPEGDLAPNSAYGMAVAQEELASRSWRKDDFLTAVTRYNEVVAAYPDDSLADDCMLRAARLRVTRLDDAEGAHQLLEAQLRRYPKGDMAGEARALLADLTAARITASARQGAPGSAVPSGQSGKAASPAAPARGGKPAVLRQVSWRADNDRATITIELSRETEWRSQYAAPDNGAGRPPRLYIDFSDALPDDAVKPGAKVSGALLTRVRSDQPSSGHTRVILDFKALRRYKVQAVRNPYRVVIEVGATDAALPDGQRPDDSRVSVPVREADRATPSAPPKDLVEQLGLTVHTVLIDAGHGGKDPGAMGNGIVERNLTLKMAKMVGERLRRMGFSVIYTRDKDVFVPLDRRTANANDKKADLFLSLHVNANTDPRICGFETYYLDLARSDSATRVAARENAVSEKSLSDLQFILTDLMLNAKTQESRDVANFVQDSALGRLRRGGFPAHDNGVRSAPFYVLMGARMPSVLVELGYCTNPDEARRLNSEKYLSTLADGIAEGVASYKRKLARFSQ, via the coding sequence ATGCACAGGTTTTTCGCTCTCCTTCTGCTTTCCCTCACATTCGTTTACTGCATCGGCCTTCCCGCACCGGCGAAGGCCGCCGATGCCGCGTCCGCGTACGCCGCCGCCAAGAAAGAGCTGGAGTCCCTGAAGCGGGATGCCCGGCGCGGCGCGCTGCGCGAACCGTGGGAACGGGTCGTGTCGCGGTTCGACGGCACGGTCCGCGACTATCCGCGCTGGCCCAACGTGCCCGCCGCCATGTTTCACGGCGCGCTGGCCGTGGAAGAACTGGCCAGCCGCTCCTATCGCAAGACCGACTTCGAGGATGCGGCCCGCCGTTTCGAGCGGGTGGCGGCCAAATATGCCTGGCATGTGCTGGCCGACGACGCGTTGCTGCACGCGGCGGACATCCGGGGCAACCGCCTTGGGGATGTTGCGGCCTCGCGCAAACTGCTGGACACCATCCTGACCCGCTATCCCAGCGGCGACATGGCCGACCCAGCCCGCGACCTGTTGGCGGCGCTTTCCGGCACGCCCGGCGGTGATGCGCCCACGGCGCCGGTGGCCGTGGGGCGGTCCGGGCGTCTGGAGCAGGACGGCGACGTGCCCGCCGCCAAGGTGACGGGCGATTCCGCACGGTCTTCGGACGGCGGGGTGGCGGTGGCCTCTGCATCGGACGGCGTTCCGACCCCCAAGGCACCCGCCAAGGCGAAGAAGGCCGCCCGCAGCGACCCGGCCAAGGCCGCGAAGCTGTATGCGGAGGCCCGCAAGGAACTGGAGGCCGTGCGCGGCGACGCCAAACGGGCGGCCCTGCGCGAGCCGTGGCTGCGCGTGATGGCCCTGTACGAGGGCGCCCGGGATGCCGCGCCGGAAGGGGATCTGGCCCCCAACTCCGCCTACGGCATGGCCGTGGCGCAAGAGGAACTGGCCTCGCGCTCGTGGCGGAAGGACGATTTTCTCACGGCGGTGACCCGCTATAACGAGGTGGTGGCCGCCTACCCCGACGATTCGCTGGCCGACGACTGCATGCTGCGGGCCGCGCGGTTGCGGGTCACCCGGCTGGACGACGCCGAGGGGGCGCACCAGTTGCTGGAAGCGCAGTTGCGCCGCTACCCCAAGGGCGACATGGCCGGAGAGGCCCGCGCCCTGCTGGCGGACCTGACCGCCGCGCGCATCACGGCATCTGCCCGGCAGGGCGCGCCTGGTTCAGCCGTTCCGTCTGGGCAGTCGGGAAAGGCCGCGTCTCCTGCCGCGCCCGCGCGCGGTGGCAAGCCCGCAGTGCTGCGCCAGGTGTCGTGGCGCGCGGACAACGACCGGGCCACCATCACCATCGAGCTTTCGCGCGAGACGGAATGGCGCAGCCAGTATGCCGCGCCGGACAATGGCGCGGGGCGTCCGCCGCGCCTGTACATCGACTTTTCCGATGCCCTGCCCGACGACGCCGTGAAGCCCGGCGCCAAGGTGTCCGGCGCGCTGCTGACGCGGGTGCGTTCCGACCAGCCCTCGTCCGGCCACACCCGGGTCATCCTGGATTTCAAGGCGCTCAGGCGCTACAAGGTGCAGGCCGTGCGCAATCCGTATCGGGTGGTCATAGAGGTGGGGGCCACCGACGCGGCTCTGCCCGATGGCCAGCGGCCCGACGACAGCCGCGTGTCCGTGCCGGTGCGTGAGGCGGACAGGGCCACGCCCTCCGCCCCGCCCAAGGACCTGGTGGAACAACTGGGCCTGACCGTGCATACCGTGCTGATCGACGCAGGCCACGGCGGCAAGGACCCCGGCGCCATGGGGAACGGCATCGTGGAACGAAACCTGACGCTCAAGATGGCCAAGATGGTGGGCGAACGCTTGCGCCGCATGGGCTTTTCGGTCATCTACACCCGCGACAAGGATGTTTTCGTGCCGTTGGACAGGCGCACCGCCAACGCCAACGACAAGAAGGCCGACCTGTTCCTGTCGCTGCACGTCAACGCCAATACCGACCCGCGCATCTGCGGCTTCGAGACCTACTACCTCGACCTTGCGCGATCGGACAGCGCCACCCGTGTGGCCGCGCGCGAAAACGCCGTCAGCGAGAAAAGCCTCAGCGACCTGCAATTCATCCTCACGGATCTCATGCTCAACGCCAAGACGCAGGAATCGCGCGACGTGGCCAACTTCGTGCAGGATTCCGCCCTGGGGCGGTTGCGGCGCGGGGGTTTTCCCGCCCATGACAACGGCGTGCGTTCGGCCCCGTTCTATGTGCTGATGGGGGCGCGCATGCCCTCGGTGCTGGTGGAGCTTGGCTACTGCACCAACCCCGACGAGGCCCGCCGTCTGAACTCTGAAAAGTACCTCTCCACGCTGGCCGACGGCATCGCCGAGGGCGTGGCCTCGTACAAGCGCAAACTTGCCCGTTTTTCGCAGTGA
- the lpxD gene encoding UDP-3-O-(3-hydroxymyristoyl)glucosamine N-acyltransferase, which yields MARLLSELAGLLGLELRGEDRAIEGVNTLEAAGPAEVSFLANPRYTHLLATTRAGAVIVAAEHADAVPCALISANPYFDFGRTLALFSKAQGSLSGVSDMAFVHPEAELGEGCTVYPFAFVGPRAHIGAGSVLFPGVYVGEDCHVGSGCLLYPNAVLMAGTEIGSGCILHAGVVLGADGFGFARTDFGIQKIPQVGTVRLGNDVEVGANSAIDRSVLGVTCVGDGTKIDNLVQIGHNVEMGRNCLIVSQVGISGSTKVGDDVTMAGQVGVAGHLSIGNGVTLGPKSGVAKSIPDGETMGGAPAVDKSTYMRTLTVMPKLPDMYKRIGKLEKELEELKKLAAKE from the coding sequence ATGGCCAGACTGCTTTCCGAGTTGGCGGGGCTGCTGGGACTCGAACTGCGTGGTGAAGACCGCGCGATCGAGGGTGTGAACACCCTTGAGGCGGCGGGCCCCGCCGAGGTGAGCTTTCTGGCGAACCCCAGGTACACCCATCTGCTGGCGACCACCCGCGCAGGCGCGGTGATCGTGGCGGCGGAGCATGCGGACGCCGTGCCGTGCGCCCTGATCAGCGCCAATCCGTACTTCGACTTCGGGCGTACCCTGGCCCTGTTTTCCAAGGCGCAGGGCAGTCTTTCGGGCGTGAGCGACATGGCGTTCGTGCACCCCGAGGCGGAACTGGGCGAAGGCTGCACCGTCTATCCCTTTGCATTCGTCGGACCCCGTGCGCATATCGGCGCGGGGTCCGTTCTCTTTCCCGGCGTGTACGTGGGCGAGGACTGCCACGTGGGGTCCGGCTGCCTGCTGTACCCCAATGCGGTGCTGATGGCCGGGACCGAAATCGGCAGCGGCTGCATCCTGCATGCCGGGGTGGTGCTGGGGGCCGATGGCTTCGGTTTTGCCCGCACCGACTTCGGCATCCAGAAGATTCCGCAGGTGGGCACCGTGCGCCTTGGCAACGATGTGGAGGTAGGCGCCAACTCCGCCATCGACCGCTCGGTGCTGGGCGTGACCTGCGTGGGCGACGGGACCAAGATCGACAATCTGGTGCAGATCGGCCATAACGTCGAAATGGGACGCAACTGCCTGATCGTTTCGCAGGTGGGCATTTCCGGCTCCACCAAGGTGGGCGACGACGTGACCATGGCCGGGCAGGTAGGCGTGGCCGGGCATCTTTCCATCGGCAACGGGGTGACCCTGGGGCCCAAGTCGGGCGTGGCCAAGAGCATTCCCGACGGCGAAACCATGGGCGGCGCACCCGCCGTGGACAAGTCCACCTACATGCGCACCCTGACCGTGATGCCCAAGCTCCCCGACATGTACAAGCGCATCGGCAAGCTCGAAAAAGAGCTTGAGGAACTGAAAAAGCTCGCCGCCAAGGAATGA
- the bamA gene encoding outer membrane protein assembly factor BamA encodes MTRLARWGRILAVALLVLAHAATSPAQTPRDTTVIVLPFQVNAGPDLEYLNDDLPELVSQRLVARGLTVIARQDTQALVRDQRVTNLDVSIARDLSVLAGAGVAVYGSFNQVGEGFSIDVRVVDALGIRAARPFFIQKEGLINILPAVDELAERIASDLLRRNTLADVKVRGTKVLDPDVVLMRLTTRKGDPVDPAAINREVKRIWDLGYFSDVQANVEQDGEGLILVYTVQEKPRIENVTVEGSDKVDVDDILAAMSTKTGSVLNEKLLAQDLQKVTELYRKEGYYLAKVSHRIDSRAGGSGASLVLKVEEGKKLYIKKVAFEGIEKLDADDLKKQLALSERGMFSWITGSGVLKDEHLERDSAAITAYCMNHGYLDAMVAAPKVDYEEDGIIVTFAIKEGPRYKLGEVTFAGDLIEPDTRLSEIVKLDDVKKEDGYFRFNVMQEDNKALTDFYADYGYAFAEVNPRTRKHEDEPVVDVAYTVNKRQKVYIRRALVEGNDKTRDNVILRELRITDGDMFEGKKLRRSAERLNRLQYFEAVSTELVPTDHEDEVDLKVKVKEKNTGALIGGIGYSTYYEFGVSGTIMERNLFGKGYQTSFMALFSGRRTAYQWSFTNPRYNDTNLSVGYDAYNIRDEYTDFSKNTIGNTVRFAYPIGEYTTVGWGYRLDFYKLYDVEDDAADIIHEREGDNVSSVVHGRITRDTTDSKENPTRGNITKIFTEYGGGVLMGDDNFFKPTVQTEQYYQWRPNHVLHGRVRGGVVLETKNDEEVPVFERFYIGGIDSIRGYSSKDISPRDKDSGDRIGGDRMAFANMEYIWVFEPDLGLALVPFFDVGFNADSSEEFTWDDEIKKSVGLEFRWRSPMGDLRFAYGYPLDENREGDKTNGRFEFSMGQFF; translated from the coding sequence ATGACCAGACTCGCTAGATGGGGGCGCATCCTTGCGGTGGCCCTGCTTGTGCTCGCACACGCGGCAACCTCTCCGGCCCAGACGCCGAGGGACACCACCGTCATTGTCCTGCCTTTCCAGGTGAATGCCGGACCGGACCTCGAATATCTCAACGACGACCTGCCGGAACTCGTCTCGCAGCGCCTGGTGGCGCGCGGGCTTACCGTCATTGCCCGGCAGGATACCCAGGCCCTGGTGCGCGACCAGCGCGTGACCAATCTGGACGTGTCCATCGCGCGCGACCTGTCCGTGCTGGCGGGCGCGGGCGTTGCCGTGTACGGCAGCTTCAACCAGGTGGGCGAAGGCTTCAGCATCGACGTGCGCGTGGTGGACGCCCTGGGCATCCGCGCCGCGCGGCCCTTCTTCATCCAGAAGGAAGGGCTCATCAACATCCTGCCCGCCGTGGATGAACTGGCCGAGCGCATCGCGTCCGACCTGTTGCGCCGCAACACCCTGGCCGACGTCAAGGTGCGCGGCACCAAGGTGCTGGACCCCGACGTGGTGCTGATGCGCCTGACCACCCGCAAGGGCGACCCGGTGGACCCGGCAGCCATCAACCGCGAAGTGAAGCGCATCTGGGATCTTGGCTACTTCAGCGATGTGCAGGCCAACGTGGAGCAGGACGGTGAAGGCCTGATCCTCGTGTACACGGTGCAGGAAAAGCCGCGCATCGAAAACGTCACCGTAGAGGGCTCGGACAAGGTGGACGTGGACGACATTCTTGCCGCCATGAGCACCAAGACCGGTTCGGTCCTCAACGAAAAACTGCTTGCGCAAGACCTGCAGAAGGTCACCGAACTCTACCGCAAGGAAGGCTACTACCTGGCCAAGGTCTCGCACCGCATCGATTCGCGTGCGGGCGGGTCGGGCGCCAGCCTGGTGCTGAAGGTGGAGGAAGGCAAGAAGCTGTACATCAAGAAGGTGGCCTTCGAAGGCATTGAAAAGCTGGATGCCGACGACCTGAAGAAGCAGCTGGCGCTGTCCGAGCGCGGCATGTTCTCGTGGATCACCGGTTCCGGCGTGCTCAAGGACGAACATCTGGAGCGCGATTCTGCCGCCATCACCGCCTACTGCATGAACCACGGCTATCTCGACGCCATGGTGGCCGCGCCCAAGGTGGACTACGAAGAGGACGGCATCATCGTCACCTTCGCCATCAAGGAAGGCCCGCGCTACAAGCTGGGCGAGGTGACCTTTGCGGGCGACCTCATCGAGCCCGACACCCGCCTGTCTGAAATCGTCAAGCTGGACGACGTGAAGAAGGAAGACGGCTACTTCCGCTTCAACGTGATGCAGGAAGACAACAAGGCCCTTACCGACTTTTACGCCGACTACGGCTATGCCTTCGCCGAGGTGAACCCCCGTACCAGGAAGCACGAGGACGAGCCCGTGGTGGACGTGGCCTACACCGTGAACAAGCGGCAGAAGGTGTACATTCGCCGCGCCCTGGTGGAAGGCAACGACAAGACCCGCGACAACGTCATCCTGCGTGAACTGCGCATCACCGACGGTGACATGTTCGAGGGCAAGAAGCTGCGCCGCAGCGCGGAACGCCTGAACAGGCTGCAGTACTTCGAAGCCGTGAGCACGGAACTGGTGCCCACCGACCATGAAGACGAAGTGGACCTGAAGGTCAAGGTGAAGGAGAAGAACACCGGCGCGCTCATCGGCGGCATCGGGTACTCCACCTACTACGAGTTTGGCGTGTCCGGCACCATCATGGAACGCAACCTGTTCGGCAAGGGGTACCAGACGTCGTTCATGGCCCTGTTCTCCGGTCGCCGTACCGCGTACCAGTGGTCCTTCACCAACCCGCGCTACAACGACACCAACCTGTCGGTGGGCTACGACGCGTACAACATTCGCGACGAGTACACGGACTTCAGCAAGAACACCATCGGCAACACCGTCCGTTTCGCCTACCCCATCGGTGAATACACCACCGTGGGTTGGGGCTACCGGCTCGACTTCTACAAGCTGTACGACGTCGAGGACGACGCGGCAGATATCATCCACGAGCGAGAAGGCGATAACGTGTCCAGCGTCGTGCATGGCCGTATCACCCGCGACACCACGGACAGCAAGGAAAACCCGACCCGGGGCAATATCACCAAGATATTCACCGAATACGGCGGCGGTGTCCTGATGGGTGACGACAACTTCTTCAAGCCCACGGTACAGACCGAACAGTACTACCAGTGGCGTCCCAACCATGTGCTGCACGGTCGCGTGCGCGGCGGCGTGGTGCTGGAAACCAAGAATGACGAGGAAGTGCCGGTGTTCGAACGGTTCTACATCGGTGGCATCGATTCCATTCGCGGTTACAGTTCCAAGGACATCTCGCCGCGCGACAAGGATTCCGGCGACCGCATCGGCGGCGACCGCATGGCCTTTGCCAACATGGAGTACATCTGGGTGTTCGAGCCGGATTTGGGGCTTGCCCTGGTGCCGTTCTTCGACGTGGGCTTCAACGCGGACTCGTCCGAGGAATTCACCTGGGATGACGAGATCAAGAAGTCGGTGGGGCTTGAATTCAGGTGGCGTTCGCCCATGGGCGACCTGCGCTTTGCCTACGGCTATCCGCTTGACGAAAACCGCGAAGGCGACAAGACCAACGGCCGCTTCGAGTTCTCCATGGGCCAGTTCTTCTAG
- a CDS encoding PLP-dependent aminotransferase family protein: MRLAQRMESVPRSYIREILKVTAQPDIISFAGGLPHPASFPVDAVASAAASVLEEAGPEALQYTTTEGFPPLRQWIADRYKRQGIHVSPDDILITTGSQQALDLVAKACIDRGGKVVMERPGYLGAIQCFAVFGPDFVTVPLTPRGVDTDALRKAAKGAQVFYAVPSFQNPSGITYDEQTRREVADIMAEAGCLLVEDNPYGELRFMGQHLPPVRAYASAPSVLLGSFSKVVSPGLRLGWVCAPQEVLNPMITAKQASDLHTPGFTQRILHRYLTDNDVDTHIASIRARYGAQRDAMVQAIRQHFPEEVAYTEPEGGMFLWCTLPEGISAEALFHKAIERKVAFVPGRPFYVDETDDTFRLNFSNSSPELIDEGIARLGQCLREYLGKGQASAS; the protein is encoded by the coding sequence ATGCGTCTTGCCCAACGCATGGAAAGCGTGCCCCGTTCCTACATCCGTGAAATCCTGAAGGTGACGGCGCAACCGGACATCATTTCCTTTGCCGGGGGGCTGCCGCACCCGGCGTCGTTTCCGGTGGACGCGGTGGCCAGCGCGGCGGCCAGCGTGCTGGAAGAGGCCGGGCCGGAAGCCCTGCAATACACCACCACCGAAGGTTTTCCGCCCCTGCGGCAGTGGATCGCCGACCGCTACAAGCGGCAGGGCATCCATGTCTCGCCCGACGACATCCTGATCACCACCGGCTCGCAGCAGGCCCTGGACCTGGTGGCCAAGGCGTGCATCGACCGGGGCGGCAAGGTGGTCATGGAACGTCCCGGCTACCTGGGGGCCATCCAGTGTTTTGCCGTGTTCGGGCCGGACTTCGTCACCGTGCCCCTGACCCCGCGCGGGGTGGATACGGATGCCCTGCGCAAGGCGGCCAAGGGCGCGCAGGTGTTCTACGCCGTGCCCAGCTTCCAGAATCCGTCCGGCATCACCTATGACGAGCAGACCCGCCGCGAGGTGGCCGACATCATGGCCGAAGCCGGCTGCCTGCTGGTGGAGGACAACCCCTATGGCGAGCTGCGCTTCATGGGGCAGCACCTGCCGCCGGTGCGGGCCTACGCCAGTGCGCCGTCCGTGCTGCTGGGCTCGTTCTCCAAGGTGGTGTCGCCGGGGTTGCGCCTGGGCTGGGTGTGCGCGCCGCAGGAGGTGCTGAACCCCATGATCACCGCCAAACAGGCCAGCGACCTGCACACCCCCGGTTTTACCCAGCGCATCCTGCACCGCTACCTGACGGACAACGACGTGGACACCCACATCGCGTCCATCCGCGCCCGTTACGGCGCCCAGCGCGACGCCATGGTGCAGGCCATCCGCCAGCATTTTCCGGAAGAGGTGGCCTACACCGAGCCGGAAGGCGGCATGTTCCTGTGGTGTACCCTGCCCGAGGGCATTTCCGCCGAGGCGCTGTTCCACAAGGCCATCGAGCGCAAGGTGGCCTTCGTGCCGGGGCGTCCGTTCTACGTGGACGAGACCGACGACACCTTCCGCCTGAACTTCTCCAACTCCAGCCCGGAACTGATCGACGAGGGCATCGCGCGCCTCGGGCAGTGCCTGCGCGAGTACCTTGGCAAGGGGCAGGCAAGCGCGTCCTAA
- the lpxA gene encoding acyl-ACP--UDP-N-acetylglucosamine O-acyltransferase encodes MAAQVHPSAFVHESARLGDGVVVGPCAVVEEDVVIGADTRIDAFASVKSHTRMGARNHIHSYACVGGEPQDLKFHGEVTTLEMGDGNTVREFATLHRGTEGGGGVTRIGSNNLLMAYTHVAHDCVLGDGIVMSNGATLAGHVHVGDHVILSGLSAVHQFVRIGGHAFVGGMSGIAQDLPPFMLAVGHRAGVHSPNLVGLRRMQASRELIAALKNAYRLVWNSEVPRKEALEQLEYELGNYPEVLLFVEFIRASERGILPASQGTPV; translated from the coding sequence GTGGCCGCGCAGGTGCATCCTTCCGCGTTCGTGCACGAAAGTGCCCGGCTTGGCGACGGCGTGGTGGTCGGCCCCTGCGCCGTTGTCGAAGAGGACGTGGTCATCGGGGCGGATACGCGCATCGACGCATTTGCCTCGGTCAAGAGCCACACCCGCATGGGCGCGCGCAACCACATCCACTCCTATGCCTGCGTGGGCGGCGAGCCGCAGGACCTGAAATTTCATGGCGAAGTCACCACCCTGGAAATGGGCGACGGTAACACCGTGCGCGAATTCGCCACGCTGCACCGGGGTACAGAGGGCGGCGGCGGGGTGACCCGCATCGGCAGCAACAACCTGCTGATGGCCTACACCCACGTTGCGCATGACTGCGTGCTGGGCGACGGCATCGTCATGTCCAACGGCGCAACCCTGGCCGGGCACGTGCACGTGGGCGACCACGTGATTCTCAGCGGCCTTTCCGCCGTGCACCAGTTCGTGCGCATCGGCGGTCACGCCTTCGTGGGCGGCATGAGCGGCATCGCGCAGGACCTGCCCCCGTTCATGCTGGCCGTGGGCCATCGCGCCGGGGTGCACAGCCCCAACCTGGTGGGACTGCGCCGCATGCAGGCCTCGCGCGAGCTTATCGCCGCGCTGAAGAACGCCTACCGGCTGGTCTGGAATTCCGAGGTGCCCCGCAAGGAGGCCTTGGAACAGCTGGAATACGAGCTTGGCAACTACCCCGAAGTTCTTCTATTCGTAGAGTTCATTCGCGCCAGCGAACGCGGCATTCTGCCCGCATCGCAGGGGACGCCCGTATAG
- a CDS encoding OmpH family outer membrane protein, with amino-acid sequence MRRVLILAAAFVLAWTAVAVAADMKIAIVNMQAIASQSEAAQDAQKKMKATFGAERDQLEKQANDLKKKAEDMKVQSAALSAEAKEDKKVEFIRLKRDLEDKTRAFARKVESAEVRVRQEMAAIILKAAKEYGEKKGYTLILDGAAAGVVHADKTIDVTKELLDEVNRVYRAGKK; translated from the coding sequence ATGCGTAGAGTTCTCATCCTGGCCGCGGCCTTCGTCCTTGCCTGGACCGCCGTTGCCGTTGCCGCCGACATGAAGATCGCCATCGTCAACATGCAGGCCATCGCCTCCCAGAGCGAAGCCGCGCAGGACGCCCAGAAGAAGATGAAGGCCACCTTCGGCGCAGAAAGGGACCAGCTGGAAAAGCAGGCCAACGACCTGAAGAAGAAGGCCGAGGACATGAAGGTCCAGTCCGCCGCTCTGTCCGCTGAAGCCAAGGAAGACAAGAAGGTGGAGTTCATCCGCCTGAAGCGCGACCTTGAAGACAAGACCCGCGCCTTTGCCCGCAAGGTCGAATCCGCCGAAGTGCGCGTGCGCCAGGAAATGGCCGCCATCATCCTGAAGGCCGCCAAGGAATACGGCGAGAAGAAGGGCTACACCCTGATTCTCGACGGTGCCGCCGCTGGCGTGGTGCATGCCGACAAGACCATCGACGTGACCAAGGAACTGCTGGACGAAGTGAACCGCGTGTACCGCGCGGGCAAGAAGTAG
- the fabZ gene encoding 3-hydroxyacyl-ACP dehydratase FabZ, with translation MTDPAQNILDIRQILGLLPHRYPFLLVDRVTEYVPGEYIKGYKNVTMNEPFFEGHFPGVPVMPGVLIMEALAQAGGILVVKSTDTPVEDKLFLFTGIESVRFRKPVYPGDKLELHCRLLRHKLKLWKMEGFAYVDGKLAAEAVMTAAVTNREDM, from the coding sequence ATGACCGACCCCGCACAGAACATCCTCGATATCCGCCAGATTCTGGGCCTTCTGCCCCATCGCTATCCCTTTCTGCTGGTGGACAGGGTGACGGAATACGTCCCCGGCGAGTACATCAAGGGATACAAGAACGTGACCATGAACGAGCCGTTCTTCGAGGGGCACTTTCCCGGCGTGCCCGTGATGCCGGGCGTGCTGATCATGGAAGCCCTGGCCCAGGCCGGTGGCATTCTGGTGGTCAAGAGCACCGACACCCCCGTGGAGGACAAGCTGTTCCTGTTCACCGGCATCGAGTCGGTGCGCTTCCGCAAGCCGGTCTACCCCGGCGACAAGCTGGAACTGCACTGCCGCCTGCTGCGCCACAAGCTGAAGCTGTGGAAGATGGAAGGCTTCGCCTACGTGGACGGCAAGCTGGCCGCAGAGGCTGTGATGACCGCCGCCGTGACCAACAGGGAGGACATGTAG
- a CDS encoding ABC transporter ATP-binding protein encodes MTAPGHGPDASSPISGDEPLYRLAGVDKEYEGPAEQVTILRGVDLSIRQGESVAIVGASGSGKSTLLHLLGTLDTPSQGQVLFQGRDMGTMSPDEKAGLRNRDIGFVFQFHHLLPEFDTLENVAMQAIIAGMPRAQALARARDTLALVGLSDRTAHRVTTLSGGERQRAAIARAILMRPKVLLADEPTGNLDARTGDVVARLLLELNRDLGMTLVIVTHNRELADIMGRCLELRAGELYDQTR; translated from the coding sequence ATGACCGCCCCCGGCCATGGCCCGGACGCGTCCTCCCCCATCTCCGGGGACGAGCCGCTGTACCGCCTTGCCGGAGTGGACAAAGAGTACGAGGGGCCGGCCGAGCAGGTGACCATCCTGCGCGGGGTGGACCTTTCCATCCGCCAGGGGGAATCGGTGGCCATTGTCGGAGCATCCGGCTCGGGCAAGTCCACCCTCTTGCATCTGCTGGGTACCCTTGATACTCCCTCACAGGGACAGGTGCTGTTTCAGGGCCGGGACATGGGAACCATGTCGCCGGACGAGAAGGCGGGGCTGCGCAACCGCGATATCGGCTTCGTCTTCCAGTTCCATCACCTGCTTCCGGAATTCGATACATTGGAAAACGTGGCCATGCAGGCCATCATCGCGGGCATGCCGCGCGCACAGGCCCTTGCACGGGCGCGCGACACCCTGGCCCTGGTCGGCCTGTCCGACCGGACCGCGCACCGGGTTACCACGCTGTCGGGGGGCGAGCGTCAGCGCGCCGCCATAGCGCGGGCCATCCTGATGCGGCCAAAGGTGCTGCTGGCCGACGAACCCACGGGCAATCTCGACGCGCGTACCGGCGACGTGGTGGCCCGCCTGCTGCTTGAACTCAACCGGGATCTGGGCATGACGCTCGTCATCGTCACCCATAACCGGGAATTGGCAGACATCATGGGCAGATGCCTAGAACTCAGAGCCGGAGAGCTGTATGACCAGACTCGCTAG